The Ranitomeya imitator isolate aRanImi1 chromosome 8, aRanImi1.pri, whole genome shotgun sequence genome window below encodes:
- the CCDC71 gene encoding coiled-coil domain-containing protein 71: MNVEKSPMEEKAVHSWSRLSSAGKSAFEEALRVFNPMSKDLTDTEMQLVTFLQGLREEGHQPTILSSKDVYGYNSTTADTPPLPPPTTTAGPKCPAKNTSAQSRSHSKNQTGKLANSRVDISAKLSSKSSTKNSTNLLLTSLKQSDSAKTRGSRVKFPSDVYAGAFPSMKLSVVLEALVPFKTTASSLASFKEQPLVTASKQNAKGKNNKAYQSLIKDPSTLNGVVLNGISGKILKENDACKAFEILNGRFLVHSHPHCNGMSQAKHNAKLQTDGTNREAKLQNGGDRDKKRKLSEVFEGTPVKKRIQITLPSVRRSPFDKDKYNLLKSTVIKIDKRSSDEEVRRKAQQMLRMNLSPVLRIQPLFVGLQ, encoded by the coding sequence ATGAACGTTGAGAAGAGTCCAATGGAAGAGAAAGCTGTGCATTCGTGGTCACGGCTCTCCTCTGCGGGGAAGAGTGCCTTTGAGGAAGCTTTGAGAGTCTTCAACCCGATGTCGAAAGACCTGACGGATACCGAGATGCAGCTGGTGACTTTTCTCCAAGGCCTTCGAGAAGAAGGCCATCAGCCCACTATCCTGAGCAGCAAAGATGTGTATGGGTACAACTCAACCACAGCGGACACACCGCCACTGCCGCCACCAACCACAACGGCTGGACCTAAATGTCCTGCAAAAAACACTTCTGCACAGTCTAGATCTCACTCCAAAAACCAGACTGGCAAACTGGCGAACTCAAGAGTAGACATTTCTGCAAAACTTTCCAGCAAATCTTCAACTAAAAACTCTACGAACTTACTGTTGACTTCACTAAAGCAATCTGACTCCGCGAAGACAAGAGGCTCACGCGTCAAGTTTCCTTCCGACGTGTACGCCGGAGCCTTTCCCTCCATGAAGCTGTCTGTGGTTTTAGAGGCGTTGGTGCCCTTTAAAACCACCGCCTCTTCTTTGGCAAGCTTTAAGGAACAGCCCCTGGTGACTGCATCCAAGCAAAACGCCAAGGGGAAGAACAATAAAGCCTACCAGTCCCTAATCAAAGACCCCTCCACTCTGAACGGGGTGGTCTTGAACGGGATAAGCGGCAAAATTTTAAAAGAGAACGACGCCTGCAAGGCCTTTGAGATTTTGAACGGGCGATTCTTGGTACATTCTCACCCGCATTGCAACGGTATGTCCCAAGCAAAACACAACGCTAAACTGCAGACAGACGGCACTAACAGAGAAGCAAAACTGCAAAATGGGGGGGACAGGGACAAAAAACGTAAACTCAGCGAGGTCTTTGAAGGGACGCCGGTCAAGAAGAGGATACAGATCACTCTTCCCTCGGTGAGAAGGTCTCCATTCGATAAGGACAAATACAACTTGCTCAAGTCGACCGTCATTAAAATAGATAAAAGGTCTTCAGATGAAGAAGTCAGAAGGAAAGCGCAGCAAATGCTACGGATGAACCTTTCCCCGGTTCTCCGAATCCAGCCTTTGTTTGTCGGCCTCCAATAA